One stretch of Microvirga lotononidis DNA includes these proteins:
- a CDS encoding TrmH family RNA methyltransferase: protein MSDRPFQSRKPRFQRPHGKPGRRDAHARRPNFEIDTTILYGWHPVVEALRNGRRTIRRLLATENSARRLSEELDSPLPIEPEIVRPDEINRLLEPDAVHQGLYAEADPLPSPSVDTLSGKRVVLALDQITDPHNVGAIVRTAAAFDVEAIITTARHSPAATGVLAKSASGGLEHVPFMIVRNLGDTLNALGERGFQRIGLDSSGDANLDEVEISLPVVLVLGSEGKGLRQRTRECCDVIGRLDMPGAIKSLNVSNAAAISLYAVVRGASRSTRK, encoded by the coding sequence ATGAGCGACCGCCCCTTCCAGTCCCGCAAGCCGAGATTCCAGCGTCCCCACGGGAAACCCGGTCGCCGCGATGCCCACGCCAGACGCCCGAATTTCGAGATCGACACGACCATCCTCTATGGCTGGCACCCCGTGGTCGAGGCGCTTCGGAACGGCCGGAGGACCATTCGCCGCCTCCTGGCGACGGAGAACTCCGCCCGCCGCCTGAGCGAAGAGCTGGACTCTCCTCTTCCCATCGAACCTGAGATTGTCCGCCCGGACGAGATCAACCGCCTCCTGGAGCCCGACGCGGTGCACCAGGGCCTTTACGCCGAGGCCGATCCCCTGCCCTCTCCGTCGGTGGACACCTTGAGCGGCAAGCGCGTGGTGCTCGCCCTCGACCAGATCACCGATCCGCACAATGTGGGCGCCATCGTCCGCACGGCCGCCGCCTTCGACGTGGAAGCCATCATCACCACGGCCCGGCACAGCCCGGCAGCGACCGGCGTTCTGGCCAAATCGGCGTCGGGAGGCCTCGAGCACGTCCCCTTCATGATCGTGCGCAATCTCGGCGACACGCTCAACGCCCTCGGCGAACGGGGCTTTCAGCGAATCGGGCTCGATTCGTCCGGCGACGCCAATCTCGACGAGGTGGAGATCAGTCTGCCCGTCGTTCTCGTGCTGGGCTCGGAAGGCAAGGGATTGCGCCAAAGGACGCGCGAGTGCTGCGACGTCATCGGCCGGCTCGACATGCCCGGGGCCATCAAGAGCCTCAACGTCTCCAATGCCGCCGCGATCAGCCTTTATGCTGTGGTCAGAGGCGCCTCCAGAAGCACTCGAAAGTGA
- a CDS encoding MFS transporter, with the protein MATAATTPHAAASARPMTREEKKVILASSLGTVFEWYDFYLYGSLATIIGAQFFSAFDVTTRNVFALLAFAAGFLVRPFGAIVFGRIGDLVGRKYTFLITILIMGCSTFLVGLLPSYSQIGWVAPVVLIALRMLQGLALGGEYGGAAVYVAEHAPVGRRGFYTSFIQITATVGLLLSLVVILVLRTWMGEQGFQTGEGWPIAGWRIPFLLSVVLLGISVWIRLQMQESPAFKKMKEEGTQSKAPLKEAFGQWSNLKMVLIALIGLAIGQAVVWYTGQFYALFFIQSILKVDLLTSNVLIAWSLILGTGGFVFFGALSDKIGRKPVILGGCLIAAITYFPLFGALTNVASPRLAQALETSKVQVVADPAACGSVFDPVGIRTFTAPCDVARVALARAAIKYELVPAAAGTPVKVTFNGTEAPLAPAVPANITAFTEAAAGAGYPKAGDPSIVKVSGFFAALGNAQALKAIGILTIFVIYVTMVYGPIAAALVEFFPTRIRYTAMSLPYHIANGWFGGLLPPTAFAMVAATGDIYYGLWYPIVIALVTFVVGLLFVPETKDRDIMTFEGVGAKR; encoded by the coding sequence ATGGCAACAGCAGCTACCACGCCTCATGCGGCCGCCTCGGCGCGGCCGATGACGCGGGAGGAAAAGAAGGTCATTCTGGCCTCCTCCCTCGGTACCGTCTTTGAATGGTACGATTTCTATCTCTACGGCTCTCTCGCCACGATCATCGGCGCACAATTCTTCTCCGCCTTCGACGTGACGACCCGTAACGTCTTCGCACTCCTGGCCTTCGCAGCCGGCTTCCTGGTGCGCCCCTTCGGCGCCATCGTGTTCGGCCGCATCGGCGACCTCGTCGGCCGGAAATACACCTTCCTGATCACCATCCTGATCATGGGCTGCTCGACCTTCCTGGTCGGCCTGCTTCCGAGCTACAGCCAGATCGGCTGGGTCGCCCCCGTGGTGCTGATCGCCCTGCGCATGCTCCAGGGACTGGCGCTCGGCGGCGAGTACGGCGGCGCTGCGGTCTACGTGGCCGAGCACGCTCCGGTGGGCCGTCGCGGCTTCTACACCAGCTTCATCCAGATCACGGCGACGGTCGGCCTGCTCCTCTCCCTCGTCGTCATCCTCGTGCTCCGTACCTGGATGGGTGAGCAGGGCTTCCAGACCGGCGAAGGCTGGCCGATCGCCGGCTGGCGCATCCCGTTCCTCCTCTCCGTCGTCCTCCTCGGCATCTCGGTCTGGATTCGTCTCCAGATGCAGGAATCCCCGGCCTTCAAGAAGATGAAGGAAGAGGGCACGCAGTCGAAGGCTCCTCTGAAGGAGGCATTCGGCCAGTGGAGCAACCTCAAGATGGTTCTCATCGCCCTGATCGGTCTCGCCATCGGCCAGGCCGTGGTGTGGTACACGGGCCAGTTCTACGCCCTGTTCTTCATCCAAAGCATCCTGAAGGTCGACCTGCTCACCTCGAACGTGCTGATCGCCTGGTCGCTGATCCTCGGCACCGGCGGCTTCGTGTTCTTCGGCGCGCTGTCCGACAAGATCGGCCGCAAGCCGGTAATTCTCGGCGGCTGCCTGATCGCGGCGATCACCTACTTCCCGCTCTTCGGCGCTCTCACGAACGTGGCCAGCCCACGGCTGGCTCAGGCGCTCGAGACTTCCAAGGTCCAGGTCGTGGCCGATCCCGCCGCATGCGGCTCGGTGTTCGACCCGGTCGGCATCCGCACCTTCACGGCCCCATGCGACGTGGCTCGCGTGGCTCTCGCCCGTGCGGCCATCAAGTACGAGCTCGTCCCGGCCGCCGCCGGCACGCCCGTCAAGGTGACGTTCAACGGCACAGAAGCTCCTCTTGCTCCCGCGGTTCCGGCCAACATCACCGCCTTTACCGAGGCTGCGGCGGGGGCAGGTTATCCGAAGGCGGGCGACCCGAGCATCGTGAAGGTCAGCGGCTTCTTCGCGGCACTCGGCAATGCCCAGGCCCTGAAGGCCATCGGCATCCTGACGATCTTCGTGATCTACGTCACGATGGTGTACGGCCCCATCGCGGCGGCCCTGGTGGAGTTCTTCCCCACCCGCATCCGCTACACTGCGATGTCCCTGCCCTACCACATCGCCAATGGCTGGTTCGGGGGTCTCCTGCCGCCGACGGCCTTCGCGATGGTGGCAGCCACGGGCGACATCTATTACGGCCTCTGGTACCCGATCGTGATTGCCCTGGTGACCTTCGTGGTCGGCCTGCTCTTCGTGCCGGAAACCAAGGACCGGGACATCATGACCTTCGAAGGCGTTGGCGCGAAGCGCTGA
- a CDS encoding TrmH family RNA methyltransferase: MLISVSDPDDPRIEPYRAVRERDLVGREHRFVAEGEVVLRVLSRQSRFKIESLLLAESRAETLGDVLDVLSPEIPIYTATRVVMDAIVGFPIHRGILAIARRASLPPVEELLSQMPEKALVVGLIGLANHDNVGGIFRNAAAFGVGAVLLDHETCDPLYRKAIRVSVGGALMVPYTRVPSADAMVQALQAASFDVMALSPSGKEILAQVQPSQRTALLLGAEGPGLPSALLARTRTVSIPMSGGFDSLNVATTSGIALHHLASAAAFPAL, encoded by the coding sequence ATGCTGATTTCTGTTTCAGATCCTGACGATCCGCGGATCGAACCCTATCGCGCAGTGCGGGAGCGCGACCTCGTCGGGCGGGAGCACCGCTTCGTGGCGGAGGGAGAAGTGGTCCTACGGGTGCTCTCGCGGCAATCCCGTTTCAAGATCGAATCGCTTCTGCTTGCGGAAAGCCGGGCCGAAACCCTGGGTGACGTCCTGGATGTGCTTTCTCCAGAAATCCCAATCTATACGGCGACCCGGGTCGTAATGGATGCCATCGTGGGCTTTCCGATCCATCGAGGCATTCTGGCCATAGCCCGCAGGGCTTCCCTTCCACCGGTCGAGGAACTGCTCTCACAGATGCCCGAGAAGGCCCTGGTCGTCGGGCTGATCGGCTTGGCGAACCATGACAATGTGGGCGGGATTTTCCGAAATGCGGCGGCTTTCGGCGTAGGAGCCGTCCTGCTCGACCACGAAACCTGCGATCCGCTTTACCGCAAGGCCATTCGCGTTTCGGTAGGAGGAGCGCTGATGGTGCCCTATACGAGAGTACCGTCCGCCGACGCCATGGTACAGGCCTTACAGGCAGCCTCCTTCGACGTGATGGCTTTGTCCCCATCGGGCAAGGAAATCCTCGCGCAGGTTCAGCCTTCGCAGCGGACGGCCCTGCTCCTCGGAGCGGAGGGCCCCGGCCTGCCTTCAGCCCTCTTGGCCCGGACGCGCACTGTATCCATTCCCATGAGCGGCGGGTTCGATTCGCTGAATGTCGCGACCACCAGCGGGATTGCCCTGCATCATCTGGCAAGCGCCGCGGCCTTCCCCGCTCTCTGA
- a CDS encoding MBL fold metallo-hydrolase, protein MTLTRRTILASTVLAAAPLSGPALAQSTSAAPNQGAGARQAPGFYRYKVGDIEVTAINDGVAPRPLEGFIRNADLAAVQQAAREAFLPQDTIQNTFTTLVLNNGGRLTLIDTGNGDSGAPTTGRWMANFRAAGFDPAQVNTVIISHFHGDHINGLRLKDGTAVFPNAEVMVPAVEWAFWMDDARMNQAPEGARGGFQGARRVFGPIAKDVKQYEMDKEVVPGLTSIAAPGHTPGHTAYMLSSGSGRLLILSDTANHPALFVRNPDWSAVFDMDADQARATRRKMLELAASERAQVAFYHAPFPATGHIAKDGNGFRFVPVQWSPAV, encoded by the coding sequence ATGACACTGACACGCCGCACAATTCTCGCCAGCACCGTCCTCGCAGCCGCTCCTCTCTCAGGTCCTGCCTTGGCTCAATCGACCTCGGCCGCCCCTAACCAGGGAGCTGGTGCCCGACAAGCTCCCGGCTTCTATCGCTACAAGGTGGGCGACATAGAGGTGACGGCCATCAACGACGGCGTCGCGCCACGGCCTCTCGAGGGTTTCATCCGCAACGCGGACCTCGCAGCCGTCCAGCAGGCGGCTCGCGAGGCGTTTCTGCCTCAGGACACGATCCAGAACACCTTCACGACTCTCGTCCTGAACAATGGTGGCCGGCTGACCTTGATCGACACGGGGAACGGCGATTCAGGAGCGCCGACCACTGGCCGCTGGATGGCGAACTTTCGTGCAGCCGGGTTTGATCCCGCCCAGGTGAACACCGTCATCATCAGCCACTTCCATGGCGACCACATCAATGGCCTGCGCCTGAAGGACGGCACGGCGGTGTTCCCGAATGCCGAGGTCATGGTGCCGGCGGTCGAATGGGCCTTCTGGATGGACGACGCCCGCATGAACCAGGCTCCGGAAGGCGCAAGGGGCGGTTTCCAGGGGGCCCGGCGCGTCTTTGGCCCCATCGCCAAGGACGTGAAGCAATATGAGATGGACAAGGAGGTCGTGCCCGGCCTGACGAGCATCGCCGCTCCCGGTCACACCCCGGGCCATACGGCCTACATGCTCTCCTCGGGCTCGGGCCGGCTGCTCATCCTGTCGGATACGGCGAACCATCCTGCGCTGTTCGTGCGCAATCCGGACTGGTCGGCGGTGTTCGACATGGATGCGGACCAAGCCCGCGCAACCCGCCGCAAGATGCTCGAACTCGCTGCCTCCGAACGGGCCCAGGTCGCGTTCTATCATGCACCATTCCCGGCCACGGGCCATATCGCCAAGGACGGCAACGGCTTCCGCTTCGTGCCCGTACAGTGGAGCCCGGCCGTTTAA
- the cutA gene encoding divalent-cation tolerance protein CutA, translating into MDRPLLVYTTFPDVDIALSTGEALVRDRLVACVNVLPGMQSVYGWKGSIERGQEAVAILKTVKGLQDQVHRALKERHPYETPIILFIEPTGADAATLEWLIAETSGTGT; encoded by the coding sequence ATGGATCGCCCACTTCTCGTCTATACGACCTTTCCGGATGTGGACATCGCCCTGTCGACGGGCGAGGCGCTCGTTCGGGATCGGCTGGTCGCCTGCGTCAACGTGCTGCCGGGGATGCAATCTGTGTATGGGTGGAAGGGTAGCATCGAGCGGGGGCAGGAGGCGGTCGCCATCCTGAAGACCGTCAAGGGCCTTCAGGATCAGGTCCATCGGGCCCTCAAGGAGAGGCATCCATACGAGACACCGATCATTCTCTTCATCGAGCCGACCGGCGCCGATGCGGCCACCCTGGAGTGGCTGATCGCGGAAACGTCCGGAACCGGGACTTAA
- a CDS encoding NAD kinase: MARRFNHIAFVASDAPDAQSALKILQGLYANVRPEEADVIVALGGDGLMLQSLHRFMGTSKPIYGMNKGTVGFLMNDYREEDLFERLEDAERSVVHPLLMVAWDMHGVAHTARAINEVAMFRQTYQAGKLRISVDSHVRIAELIADGILVATPAGSTAYNLSVGGTILPLNAPLLALTPISAFRPRRWRGALLPDHAKIQIEVLEAENRPVSAVADHTEFRNVSHVHVSMDRSVDLVMLHDPGHSLDERILREQFGY, from the coding sequence ATGGCCCGCCGTTTCAACCATATCGCATTCGTCGCCAGCGACGCGCCCGACGCCCAAAGTGCGCTCAAGATCCTCCAGGGCCTGTATGCCAATGTTCGGCCTGAAGAGGCCGATGTCATCGTGGCCCTCGGCGGCGATGGGTTGATGCTGCAGAGCCTCCACCGGTTCATGGGCACCTCCAAGCCCATTTACGGCATGAACAAGGGTACGGTCGGCTTCCTGATGAACGATTACCGGGAGGAAGACCTGTTCGAGCGACTGGAAGATGCCGAGCGCAGCGTCGTTCATCCCCTGTTGATGGTGGCCTGGGATATGCATGGGGTGGCGCATACGGCGCGGGCCATCAACGAAGTTGCCATGTTCCGGCAGACCTATCAGGCGGGGAAGCTCCGCATCAGCGTCGATTCCCACGTCCGCATCGCCGAACTGATCGCCGATGGAATCCTGGTTGCAACTCCGGCCGGCTCGACCGCCTATAACCTCTCGGTCGGCGGAACGATCCTGCCGCTCAATGCTCCTCTCCTAGCCCTGACGCCGATCTCGGCCTTCCGCCCTCGGCGCTGGCGCGGCGCACTCCTGCCTGACCACGCCAAGATTCAAATCGAGGTTCTCGAAGCCGAGAACCGGCCCGTCAGCGCGGTGGCCGACCACACGGAATTCCGCAATGTTTCCCACGTGCACGTTTCCATGGACCGCAGCGTCGATCTGGTGATGCTGCACGATCCCGGTCACAGCCTGGACGAACGGATCCTGCGGGAGCAGTTCGGCTATTGA
- a CDS encoding MaoC family dehydratase, producing the protein MSDESRHPRGGLYFEDFVVGTTIRHRLTRTVTQMDNMLFSNMTLNPQPLHIDAHFCATETEWGKPLMNSLFTLGLMIGISVNDTTVGTTIANLGMTDVKFPAPLFEGDTVNATTEIVAKRESKSRPDAGIVDFVHRAYKQDGTLVAECRRQAFMRKRSA; encoded by the coding sequence ATGAGCGATGAGAGCAGGCACCCGAGGGGCGGCCTCTATTTCGAGGATTTCGTCGTCGGAACGACCATCAGGCACCGCCTTACCCGAACGGTGACGCAAATGGACAACATGCTGTTCTCCAACATGACGCTGAACCCGCAGCCCCTCCATATCGACGCGCATTTCTGCGCCACTGAGACGGAATGGGGTAAGCCGCTCATGAACTCTCTGTTCACCCTCGGCCTCATGATCGGCATCTCCGTCAACGACACCACCGTAGGGACGACCATCGCCAATCTCGGCATGACGGACGTGAAGTTTCCCGCGCCTCTGTTCGAAGGCGATACGGTCAATGCGACGACGGAGATCGTCGCCAAGCGCGAGTCGAAATCGCGACCCGACGCGGGCATCGTGGACTTCGTTCACCGCGCCTACAAGCAGGACGGCACGCTCGTGGCCGAATGCCGCCGCCAGGCCTTCATGCGCAAGAGGAGCGCCTGA
- a CDS encoding HpcH/HpaI aldolase/citrate lyase family protein, translating to MRSLLFVPGDSRKKLEKAMNSGADVLLIDLEDSVALDAKQEARRITASFLAEQRSVAQRPRLFVRVNGLTTGLIDADLDDVIRAAPDGIVLPKTIGGPDVAHLGAKLAVREAEFGLEDGGTRILAIATENAAGVFALGTFAGASHRLMGLTWGGEDLSADLGAETNRTDDGAYTDPYRLARSLTLLGAAAAGIDAIDSVFTNFRDTAGLEAECRAARRDGFAAKMAIHPAQVPVINETFTPSAEAIERARAVIVAFKAHPGAGVVGVNGEMLDRPHLLRAERLLRRAGRLA from the coding sequence ATGCGCTCGCTGCTATTCGTGCCGGGCGACAGCCGGAAGAAGCTCGAGAAAGCCATGAACTCGGGAGCCGACGTGCTCCTCATCGACCTGGAGGATTCGGTTGCGCTCGATGCAAAGCAAGAGGCCCGGCGCATCACGGCCTCCTTCCTCGCCGAGCAGCGTAGCGTAGCGCAACGTCCCCGCCTCTTCGTGCGCGTCAACGGACTCACGACAGGCCTGATCGACGCGGATCTCGACGACGTCATCCGCGCTGCCCCCGATGGCATCGTTCTGCCCAAGACGATCGGAGGTCCCGACGTCGCGCATCTGGGAGCCAAGCTGGCGGTGCGGGAGGCGGAATTCGGTCTGGAAGACGGGGGTACCCGCATTCTCGCCATCGCCACGGAGAACGCCGCCGGCGTGTTCGCGCTCGGCACCTTCGCAGGCGCGAGCCATCGTCTCATGGGCCTGACCTGGGGTGGCGAGGACCTGTCGGCCGATCTCGGCGCCGAGACCAATCGCACCGATGACGGCGCCTATACGGACCCATACCGCCTCGCCCGCTCTCTCACCCTTCTCGGCGCCGCGGCGGCCGGAATCGACGCGATCGATTCCGTCTTTACCAATTTCCGGGACACTGCCGGGCTGGAAGCCGAATGCCGAGCGGCCCGGCGGGATGGTTTCGCCGCCAAGATGGCGATCCATCCGGCTCAGGTTCCTGTGATCAACGAGACCTTCACCCCTTCAGCCGAGGCCATCGAAAGAGCCCGGGCCGTGATCGTGGCCTTCAAAGCCCATCCGGGAGCTGGTGTCGTCGGGGTCAACGGCGAGATGCTCGACCGCCCTCACCTCCTGCGTGCCGAGCGCCTCCTGCGGCGCGCGGGCCGACTGGCTTGA
- a CDS encoding outer membrane protein: MKTISIAALTGLFAALSSAAMAADLSRVFVSSSSVGRDYRESARGLYLRGTVGYVDYKRPEADFADQPFTSSLGDESLNNAAVVGAGVGYRFNANVRADVTLDHTFDARFKGVVAPFSLTAVSIADQAQFESSTFMVNGYLDFRPVMGFTPYIGAGIGMAHNIFSRHVLATYDPATGNETFLRFAGGDDFSLAWALMAGVGYQLSSNFTLDLGYRYASLGSVKTRSYDTGIGVDMESIGAHEMRFGVRYSFN; this comes from the coding sequence ATGAAAACAATCAGTATTGCGGCCCTGACCGGGCTTTTTGCGGCACTAAGTTCGGCTGCCATGGCGGCCGACCTGTCCCGGGTCTTCGTATCCTCGTCTTCCGTGGGGCGAGATTATAGGGAAAGCGCTCGCGGATTGTATCTAAGAGGTACGGTCGGCTACGTCGACTACAAGCGTCCTGAGGCGGACTTCGCCGATCAACCATTCACGAGCAGTCTCGGCGACGAAAGCCTGAATAATGCCGCCGTTGTGGGGGCGGGCGTTGGTTACCGCTTCAATGCCAATGTCCGTGCGGACGTAACGCTGGACCATACCTTCGACGCCCGCTTCAAAGGGGTCGTCGCTCCATTCTCTCTCACCGCCGTATCGATTGCGGATCAAGCCCAGTTCGAATCCTCAACCTTCATGGTCAATGGTTACCTTGATTTCAGACCGGTGATGGGTTTCACCCCTTATATCGGCGCCGGTATCGGCATGGCGCACAACATTTTCTCTCGTCATGTGCTGGCGACCTACGATCCGGCGACAGGAAACGAGACCTTCTTACGCTTTGCCGGCGGTGACGATTTCAGCCTCGCCTGGGCGCTGATGGCCGGTGTCGGTTACCAGTTGTCGTCGAACTTCACACTCGATCTTGGATACCGCTATGCCAGTCTCGGTTCGGTGAAGACACGGTCTTACGACACCGGCATTGGAGTGGACATGGAATCGATCGGCGCCCACGAGATGCGGTTCGGCGTGCGCTACAGCTTCAACTGA
- a CDS encoding ABC-type transport auxiliary lipoprotein family protein, producing MRGSSVSLLQTERAGLFRGLAPVLVLAALTGACSSGPAPATFDLSAPTSRIRGAAGVQLLVNEPAALQALSTQQILVKDASGSVSFIGGGQWADNLPRLIQTRLINTFENASQLRGVARPSSGAVADVQLISELRRFEIATPENEAVAEISVKIVADQNGRIVNGRIFRARVPTSSVDAPNAARALDEALSVVMLDIVRWVSGSHLPRREEPGDVSSQSQAPAKEQAPT from the coding sequence ATGCGTGGATCCTCAGTGTCACTCCTCCAGACTGAACGAGCCGGCCTGTTCCGGGGACTTGCCCCGGTTCTGGTGTTGGCGGCCTTGACCGGCGCCTGCTCGTCAGGTCCTGCACCGGCGACGTTCGATCTCTCGGCCCCGACCTCCCGGATCCGGGGGGCAGCCGGCGTTCAGCTTCTGGTCAACGAGCCGGCGGCCCTCCAGGCGCTTTCGACCCAGCAGATCCTGGTCAAGGACGCGAGCGGCTCCGTGTCCTTCATCGGGGGAGGGCAGTGGGCCGACAACCTGCCGCGCCTGATCCAGACGCGCCTGATCAACACGTTCGAGAACGCCTCCCAGCTCCGAGGCGTGGCGCGCCCGAGCAGCGGCGCCGTGGCCGACGTCCAGCTTATCTCGGAGCTGCGCCGGTTCGAGATCGCGACGCCTGAGAATGAGGCGGTGGCAGAGATATCAGTAAAGATCGTGGCCGATCAAAATGGCCGCATCGTCAACGGCCGCATTTTCCGCGCCAGGGTCCCCACCAGCTCTGTGGACGCCCCGAACGCCGCCCGCGCCCTCGACGAGGCCCTGTCGGTCGTCATGCTCGATATCGTGCGCTGGGTGAGTGGAAGCCATCTGCCCCGGCGCGAGGAGCCCGGCGACGTCAGCAGCCAATCGCAGGCTCCGGCCAAGGAGCAGGCGCCGACTTAA
- a CDS encoding MlaD family protein, with translation METRANYALIGLFTLAVIAAAFGFVYWFSGGERGQARQNIRIVFSGSVSGLSQGSSVSFNGLRVGEVTSLDLLPEDPRRVVAIATVNSNTPIRSDTRARLEYQGLTGVANVGLSGGEAGAPPLVAGPGQPMPTIFADRSDFQDLIETARNIARRADDVLERVGRVIADNEGSINRTVQNVERFSQALGENAEGIDRFLAQVGQAAEKVGPLAEKLETLATNVDEVVRSVDRQRVARIVENVDNFTTALGENRQVVSDALKDAASLIARLNETAPKLDTAVAEIAEVTKAIDPAKIGRTVDNVDTFTQTLSRRSPDIDKAIQEARSITEKLNRSADKIDSVLAGAEKFLGSASGESGKSAFDEIRAAAVAVRELANDLNTRTEGIQGILGGVNRFTESGLREYEALAVEGRKTLGDISRAVRSIERNPQQFIFGGSPNLPQYNGRR, from the coding sequence ATGGAAACGCGTGCAAACTACGCCTTGATCGGCCTCTTCACCCTGGCGGTGATCGCAGCCGCCTTCGGCTTCGTCTACTGGTTCTCCGGCGGAGAACGGGGACAGGCGCGCCAGAACATCCGCATCGTGTTCTCCGGCTCGGTCTCGGGACTGTCCCAGGGATCGAGCGTGTCCTTCAACGGCCTGCGGGTCGGCGAGGTGACGAGCCTCGACCTTCTGCCGGAGGACCCCCGCCGCGTGGTCGCCATCGCGACGGTCAACAGCAATACGCCGATCCGGTCCGACACGCGGGCCCGCCTGGAGTACCAGGGACTGACCGGTGTCGCCAATGTCGGCCTGTCGGGCGGCGAGGCGGGCGCTCCGCCGCTCGTGGCGGGCCCGGGCCAGCCGATGCCGACGATCTTCGCCGATCGTTCCGATTTCCAGGACCTGATCGAAACCGCACGCAACATCGCCCGCCGCGCCGACGACGTGCTCGAACGGGTCGGCCGGGTCATTGCCGACAATGAGGGATCCATCAATCGGACCGTCCAGAATGTGGAGCGCTTCTCTCAGGCTCTGGGCGAGAATGCCGAGGGCATCGACCGCTTCCTGGCTCAGGTCGGTCAGGCGGCCGAGAAGGTGGGGCCTCTCGCCGAGAAGCTCGAGACCCTGGCGACGAATGTCGATGAGGTCGTACGCTCCGTCGACCGCCAGCGGGTTGCCCGCATCGTGGAGAATGTCGACAACTTTACCACGGCTCTCGGGGAGAACCGGCAGGTCGTGAGCGACGCCCTCAAGGATGCGGCGAGCCTGATCGCGCGGCTGAACGAGACCGCGCCGAAGCTCGATACGGCAGTGGCCGAGATCGCGGAGGTCACCAAGGCGATCGACCCGGCCAAGATCGGCCGCACGGTCGACAACGTGGACACTTTCACCCAGACCCTGAGCCGCCGCAGCCCGGATATCGACAAGGCGATCCAGGAGGCGCGCTCCATCACCGAAAAGCTCAACCGGTCGGCCGACAAGATCGACAGCGTTCTGGCGGGCGCCGAGAAGTTCCTCGGCTCGGCTTCCGGCGAATCCGGCAAGAGCGCCTTCGACGAGATCCGGGCGGCCGCCGTGGCCGTGCGCGAACTCGCCAACGACCTCAACACCCGAACCGAGGGCATTCAAGGCATCCTGGGCGGCGTCAACCGCTTCACGGAATCGGGCTTGCGGGAATACGAGGCACTGGCCGTGGAAGGGCGCAAGACCCTGGGCGATATCAGCCGGGCGGTCCGCAGCATCGAACGTAATCCACAGCAGTTTATTTTCGGTGGTAGCCCCAATCTCCCCCAATACAATGGACGCCGTTAA
- a CDS encoding ABC transporter ATP-binding protein: MLERRHPASLETHDVIIRVRGVEVGFGERTILKGLDLDVYRGEILGFVGGSGQGKSVLTRAILGLVPKRAGTIEVLGQNLDELSAEGRRQLERHWGVLFQQGALFSALTVKQNIQVPMREYLHLSDRLLDELAMLKIEMVGLNPDAADKLPSELSGGMIKRAALARALALDPEIVFLDEPTSGLDPIGAGEFDDLIATLQRTLGLTVFMVTHDLDSLYSVCDRIAALGEGKILAEGPIEVMLESDHPWLRSYFHGKRARAVMAGGA, encoded by the coding sequence ATGCTCGAACGGCGCCACCCCGCTTCTCTGGAGACCCACGACGTGATCATCCGCGTCCGCGGGGTCGAGGTCGGCTTCGGAGAGAGGACAATCCTCAAGGGGCTCGATCTCGACGTCTACCGCGGAGAGATCCTGGGCTTCGTCGGCGGTTCGGGCCAGGGCAAGTCGGTCCTGACCCGGGCCATTCTCGGGCTCGTCCCCAAGCGGGCGGGCACCATCGAGGTTCTGGGCCAGAACCTCGACGAACTCTCCGCCGAGGGACGCCGCCAGCTCGAGCGGCACTGGGGCGTGCTGTTCCAGCAGGGCGCCCTGTTCTCGGCCCTGACCGTGAAGCAGAACATTCAGGTGCCGATGCGGGAATACCTGCATCTGTCGGACCGGCTGCTCGACGAACTGGCCATGCTCAAGATCGAGATGGTGGGCCTCAATCCGGATGCGGCCGACAAGCTGCCGTCCGAGCTGTCCGGCGGCATGATCAAGCGCGCGGCTCTGGCGCGGGCTCTCGCCCTCGATCCTGAGATCGTTTTCCTCGACGAGCCGACCTCGGGTCTCGATCCCATCGGCGCCGGCGAGTTCGACGACCTTATTGCGACGTTACAGCGGACTTTAGGCCTGACGGTATTCATGGTAACCCATGACCTAGACAGCCTCTATTCGGTCTGCGACCGCATAGCGGCTCTGGGCGAGGGAAAAATTCTCGCGGAGGGTCCCATCGAGGTGATGCTGGAATCGGATCACCCGTGGCTCCGCTCTTATTTTCATGGAAAACGGGCACGCGCGGTCATGGCCGGCGGCGCGTAA